Proteins co-encoded in one Stomoxys calcitrans chromosome 5, idStoCalc2.1, whole genome shotgun sequence genomic window:
- the LOC106081934 gene encoding uncharacterized protein LOC106081934: MTGENTNLKSGQNDVEKGFTSSQGQLLVGEQKYTVRALKMNGATMVFLSASEPECLDEMAVAMKMPQDGQIIGTTILGAQSITDSQRLAEQFTRRYGRQFFVSFNVNVDRMTAPLLDKELSAYMNNNQELFI; this comes from the coding sequence ATGACGGGCGAAAATACTAACCTAAAAAGTGGCCAAAATGATGTGGAAAAAGGTTTTACCTCCAGCCAAGGCCAGCTCCTGGTAGGAGAACAAAAATACACAGTACGTGCATTAAAAATGAATGGAGCCACAATGGTCTTTTTGAGTGCCAGTGAACCGGAATGTTTGGATGAAATGGCTGTAGCAATGAAAATGCCACAAGATGGTCAAATTATAGGTACAACCATTTTGGGAGCTCAAAGCATAACAGACTCACAACGATTGGCCGAGCAGTTTACACGACGCTATGGCCGTCAGTTTTTTGTCAGCTTTAATGTTAACGTAGATCGTATGACTGCACCTCTTTTGGATAAAGAATTGAGTGCATATATGAACAACAACCAGGAACTGTTTATTTGA